In Denitratisoma sp. DHT3, one DNA window encodes the following:
- a CDS encoding acyl-CoA dehydrogenase family protein, with the protein MNFDFSDDQRLLQAEVGKMLAETSTSAAVRQVLGGQAAYSESVWRNLIDMGAAAAAIPEAYGGAGLGYLELCLVAEEAGCHLAAVPLSSSFYLAAEAILHGGSEAQKQHWLPRIAAGEVIATAALGGHETYLATPALSFDGKSVSGKVSAVPDGLVAGMAVLKAGDDLLLVDLAAPSVSRKALSSLDPTRPYAELSFANTPAEKLTGGKSGAAVAARVLNGAAVLLAFEQVGGAARILEISRDYALERKAFGRQIGSFQALKHKMAEIYTANELARVHAYYGAWALSSDAPELALAAGAARVAATTAFNRAAEEGIEIHGGIGFTWEMDCHLYYRRARYLAQLIGSEHAWRAQLADELVREAA; encoded by the coding sequence GTGAATTTTGATTTTTCCGACGACCAGCGGCTGTTGCAGGCGGAAGTGGGCAAGATGCTGGCCGAGACCAGCACCTCCGCCGCGGTGCGCCAGGTGCTGGGCGGCCAGGCCGCCTACTCCGAGAGCGTCTGGCGCAACCTGATCGACATGGGCGCGGCGGCGGCGGCGATTCCCGAAGCCTACGGCGGCGCCGGGCTGGGTTACCTGGAACTGTGCCTGGTGGCCGAGGAGGCCGGGTGCCACCTGGCGGCCGTGCCGCTGTCGTCGTCCTTCTACCTCGCCGCCGAAGCCATTCTCCACGGCGGCAGCGAAGCCCAGAAGCAGCACTGGCTGCCGCGCATCGCCGCGGGCGAAGTGATCGCCACCGCCGCGCTGGGCGGCCACGAGACCTATCTGGCGACGCCGGCCCTGAGCTTCGACGGCAAGAGCGTCAGCGGCAAGGTCTCGGCCGTACCCGACGGCCTGGTGGCCGGCATGGCGGTGCTGAAGGCGGGCGACGATCTGCTGTTGGTGGACCTGGCTGCGCCCAGCGTATCCCGCAAGGCCCTGTCCTCCCTGGACCCGACGCGGCCCTACGCGGAACTGAGTTTCGCCAACACTCCGGCCGAGAAACTGACTGGCGGCAAGAGCGGGGCTGCGGTGGCGGCGCGGGTGCTGAACGGGGCCGCCGTGCTGCTGGCCTTCGAGCAGGTGGGGGGCGCCGCGCGGATTCTGGAGATCAGCCGCGACTACGCGCTGGAGCGCAAGGCCTTCGGCCGCCAGATCGGCAGCTTCCAGGCGCTGAAGCACAAGATGGCGGAGATCTACACCGCCAACGAACTGGCCCGGGTGCATGCCTACTACGGCGCCTGGGCGTTGTCCTCCGACGCCCCGGAACTGGCGTTGGCGGCAGGCGCGGCGCGGGTGGCGGCGACCACCGCGTTCAACCGGGCGGCGGAAGAGGGCATCGAGATCCACGGCGGCATCGGCTTCACCTGGGAGATGGACTGCCACCTGTACTACCGTCGAGCCCGTTATCTGGCGCAGCTGATCGGCAGCGAACATGCCTGGCGCGCCCAGTTGGCCGATGAACTTGTGAGGGAGGCCGCGTAA
- a CDS encoding 3-hydroxyacyl-CoA dehydrogenase NAD-binding domain-containing protein: MNQVIQIVIDADGVATLTIDHQQNSMNVIDQLFMDELSAAIDQVAGDPAIKGGIITSGKPSFVAGADLKLLETLPERMKDMPLADFLQQNMSLSMLLRRLETCGKPFVCAVNGVAMGGGTEIALACHYRVVADSKGILLGLPEVQVGLLPGGGGTQRVPRLIGVQASAPVLLEGQALSAEKALKMGLIHKVVPQAELLAEAKRWILEEGDPVQPWDKKGFKVPGGAGAMSPEVGQMMMVSNAMIQAKTFHNMPAPLAILSCMFEGPFLPMDKALLVEGKYSAFLNRDPVSRNMIRTLFINKGKADKLMHRPAGIPKTQYKKIGVVGAGLMGAGIAFTCAKLGVEVVLIDRDQAAADKGKDYTAKRLGRDLEKGRTTQQKMDAVLARIKPTTDYSHLSDVEMVVEAVFEDRGIKADVTKRLEAVLPKQAVIASNTSALPITELAEAGSRPENYVGLHFFSPVERMPLVEVICGRKTSDETLARALDFVALMKKTPIVVNDGPGFYTTRFIGAYMGESMAMLTEGVNPALLENVAKMAGLPVGPLTITDEIGLDVAYHAAQSQQKEQGANFKITPSVVVVEQMVGKLGRHGRKNGKGFYDYAADGSKKLWSGLTELWPRKPEQPTVEEIKARMFYAQLVDAAKCIADGVLLDPADGDVGAILGVGFPPYLGGPFSMMDTIGLPQVVAECDRLAAAYGDRFAPPQLLRDMAKNGQTFYGSTRITPPAAKQA; encoded by the coding sequence ATGAATCAAGTCATTCAAATCGTCATTGATGCCGACGGCGTCGCTACCCTGACCATCGATCATCAGCAGAATTCCATGAACGTGATCGACCAGCTGTTCATGGACGAGCTTTCCGCCGCCATCGACCAGGTGGCCGGGGACCCGGCCATCAAGGGCGGGATCATCACCTCCGGCAAGCCCTCCTTCGTCGCCGGCGCCGACCTCAAGCTCCTGGAGACCCTGCCCGAGCGCATGAAGGACATGCCGCTGGCCGACTTCCTGCAGCAGAACATGTCGCTGTCGATGCTGCTGCGGCGCCTGGAGACCTGCGGCAAGCCCTTCGTCTGCGCCGTGAACGGCGTGGCGATGGGCGGCGGCACCGAGATCGCGCTGGCCTGCCACTACCGCGTGGTGGCCGACAGCAAGGGCATCCTGCTGGGCCTGCCGGAAGTGCAGGTGGGCCTGTTGCCGGGCGGCGGCGGCACCCAGCGGGTGCCGCGGCTGATCGGGGTCCAGGCTTCGGCGCCGGTGCTGCTGGAAGGCCAGGCCCTTTCCGCCGAGAAGGCGCTGAAGATGGGCCTGATCCACAAGGTGGTGCCCCAGGCCGAGCTGCTGGCCGAGGCCAAGCGCTGGATCCTGGAGGAAGGCGACCCGGTGCAGCCCTGGGACAAGAAAGGCTTCAAGGTGCCGGGCGGCGCCGGCGCCATGTCCCCGGAGGTGGGCCAGATGATGATGGTCAGCAACGCCATGATCCAGGCCAAGACCTTCCACAACATGCCGGCGCCCTTGGCCATTCTCTCCTGCATGTTCGAGGGACCGTTCCTGCCGATGGACAAGGCCTTGCTGGTCGAGGGCAAGTATTCCGCGTTCCTCAACCGCGATCCCGTGTCGCGCAACATGATCCGCACCCTGTTCATCAACAAGGGCAAGGCGGACAAGCTGATGCACCGGCCGGCGGGGATTCCCAAGACCCAGTACAAGAAGATCGGCGTGGTCGGCGCCGGCCTGATGGGCGCGGGCATCGCCTTCACCTGCGCCAAGCTGGGCGTCGAGGTGGTACTGATCGATCGCGACCAGGCTGCCGCCGACAAGGGCAAGGACTACACCGCCAAGCGCCTCGGCCGCGATCTGGAGAAGGGCCGCACCACTCAGCAGAAGATGGATGCGGTGCTGGCCCGGATCAAGCCCACCACCGACTACAGCCATCTCTCCGACGTGGAAATGGTGGTGGAAGCCGTGTTCGAGGATCGTGGCATCAAGGCCGATGTGACCAAGAGGCTCGAAGCGGTGCTGCCCAAGCAGGCGGTGATCGCTTCCAACACCTCGGCGCTGCCGATCACCGAACTGGCCGAAGCCGGCAGCCGTCCGGAGAACTATGTCGGCCTGCACTTCTTCTCGCCGGTGGAGCGCATGCCCCTGGTGGAGGTGATCTGCGGCAGGAAGACTTCCGACGAGACCCTGGCCCGGGCCCTGGATTTCGTCGCGCTGATGAAAAAGACGCCGATCGTGGTCAATGACGGCCCCGGCTTCTACACCACCCGTTTCATCGGCGCCTACATGGGCGAGAGCATGGCCATGCTGACGGAAGGCGTGAATCCGGCCCTGCTGGAGAACGTCGCCAAGATGGCCGGGCTTCCCGTGGGACCGCTCACCATCACCGACGAGATCGGCCTGGACGTGGCCTACCACGCCGCCCAGAGTCAGCAGAAGGAGCAGGGGGCGAACTTCAAGATCACGCCGTCCGTCGTCGTCGTCGAGCAGATGGTGGGCAAGCTGGGGCGCCACGGCCGCAAGAACGGCAAGGGTTTCTACGACTACGCCGCCGACGGCAGCAAGAAGCTGTGGTCCGGCCTGACTGAACTCTGGCCGCGCAAGCCGGAGCAGCCGACGGTGGAGGAAATCAAGGCGCGGATGTTCTACGCCCAGTTGGTGGATGCCGCCAAGTGCATCGCCGACGGGGTGCTGCTCGATCCGGCCGACGGCGACGTGGGCGCGATCCTCGGCGTGGGTTTCCCTCCCTATCTGGGCGGCCCCTTCTCGATGATGGACACCATCGGTCTGCCGCAGGTGGTGGCCGAGTGCGACCGCCTGGCGGCCGCCTACGGCGACCGTTTCGCGCCGCCCCAGTTGCTGCGCGACATGGCGAAGAACGGCCAGACCTTCTACGGCAGCACGCGCATCACGCCGCCGGCGGCGAAGCAGGCTTGA
- a CDS encoding acetyl-CoA C-acetyltransferase, with the protein MTDVYIYDHVRTPRGKGKADGGLHEITPVQLAAQVLGAVRDRNSLDTSLVEDVFLGCVVPVGEQGGNIARVAALVADYDYRVPGVQVNRYCGSGLEAVNFAVAKVGSGQIDLAIGGGVESMSRVPMGSDGGAMALDPQVTFKMYFVMQGVSADLLSTKCGFTREQCDAYAVESQKRAAAAWANGYFAKSVIPVKDILGLPVLDRDETVRPDVTLESLGAMKPAFVDLGEKFGFDGVALQKYPELESIIHMHHAGNSSGIVDGASAVLVGNKEIGQRLGLKPRARIRSIATVGSEPTLMLDAPSFAAQKALRKAGMGVADIGLWELNEAFASVVLCLMERLNVPHDKINVNGGAIAMGHPLGATGGMILGTLLDEMERRQVGTGLVTLCEAAGMGTATIIERV; encoded by the coding sequence ATGACTGACGTCTATATCTACGACCACGTCCGCACGCCGCGGGGCAAGGGTAAAGCCGATGGCGGCCTGCACGAGATCACGCCGGTGCAGCTGGCGGCGCAGGTGCTGGGCGCCGTGCGCGACCGTAATTCGCTCGATACCTCGCTGGTGGAAGACGTGTTCCTCGGCTGCGTGGTGCCGGTGGGCGAGCAGGGGGGCAACATCGCCCGTGTCGCCGCCCTGGTGGCGGACTACGACTACCGGGTGCCCGGGGTGCAGGTGAACCGTTACTGCGGCTCGGGCCTGGAGGCGGTGAATTTCGCCGTGGCCAAGGTGGGTTCGGGCCAGATCGACCTGGCGATCGGCGGCGGCGTCGAGAGCATGTCGCGGGTGCCGATGGGCAGCGATGGTGGCGCCATGGCCCTGGACCCGCAGGTGACCTTCAAGATGTATTTCGTCATGCAGGGGGTCAGCGCCGACCTGCTGTCGACGAAGTGCGGTTTTACCCGGGAACAGTGCGACGCCTACGCGGTGGAGAGCCAGAAGCGCGCCGCGGCGGCCTGGGCCAACGGCTACTTCGCCAAGTCGGTGATACCGGTGAAGGACATCCTGGGCCTGCCGGTGCTGGACAGGGACGAGACCGTCCGCCCCGACGTGACCCTGGAATCCCTGGGTGCGATGAAACCCGCCTTCGTGGACCTGGGCGAGAAATTCGGTTTCGACGGCGTCGCGCTGCAGAAATATCCGGAACTGGAGAGCATCATCCACATGCACCACGCCGGCAACAGCTCGGGCATCGTCGATGGCGCGTCGGCCGTGCTGGTGGGCAACAAGGAGATCGGCCAGCGCCTGGGCCTGAAGCCGCGGGCGCGGATCCGCTCGATCGCCACCGTGGGTTCGGAGCCGACGCTGATGCTGGACGCGCCGAGCTTCGCGGCGCAGAAGGCGCTGCGAAAGGCGGGCATGGGCGTGGCCGACATCGGCCTGTGGGAACTGAACGAAGCCTTCGCCTCGGTGGTGCTGTGCCTGATGGAGCGGCTGAACGTGCCGCACGACAAGATCAACGTGAATGGCGGGGCGATCGCCATGGGCCATCCGCTGGGGGCGACGGGGGGCATGATCCTGGGCACCCTGCTCGACGAGATGGAGCGGCGCCAGGTGGGCACGGGTCTGGTGACCCTGTGCGAAGCGGCGGGCATGGGTACCGCCACCATCATCGAGCGGGTATGA
- a CDS encoding TIGR03617 family F420-dependent LLM class oxidoreductase, which translates to MFEVFASMSENLGLESIADYARRVEAIGFDGLFVPDAIHDGLLLACQALGATRRIKVATSVLVAFPRSPMNVALAAWDLQKMSGGRFELGLGTQIQQNIEDRYSSRWLPPAKGMAEYVGALRAIFHSFRTREPLNYVGEYYRFTRLQPFFNPGPIDAPDVPLALGAVGPKMLALVGSVADGMHTHPTNTSACYLREVIVPAVAKGAESRLPGLEKPFIAASILVATGPDAETVARERERFRNTLAFLFSTPAYWPSLELFGWKSVGEELLQLTRDKRWRDMTSVLTDTVLDEFLVTGSYAEAAPILKARFAGLVDRITVPVPEDSAHDSLAAGLVAALRAS; encoded by the coding sequence TGTCGGAGAACCTGGGCCTGGAATCCATCGCCGACTATGCCCGCAGGGTGGAGGCCATCGGTTTCGACGGCCTGTTCGTGCCCGACGCCATCCACGACGGCCTGCTGCTGGCCTGCCAGGCGCTGGGCGCCACCCGCCGCATCAAGGTGGCCACCTCGGTGCTGGTGGCCTTCCCGCGCAGCCCGATGAACGTGGCTCTGGCCGCCTGGGATCTGCAGAAAATGTCCGGCGGCCGTTTCGAACTGGGCCTGGGCACCCAGATCCAGCAGAACATCGAGGACCGCTACTCGTCCCGCTGGCTGCCGCCGGCCAAGGGCATGGCGGAATACGTGGGCGCCCTGCGGGCCATCTTTCACAGCTTCCGCACCCGCGAGCCGCTCAATTACGTCGGCGAGTACTACCGGTTCACCCGCCTGCAGCCTTTCTTCAATCCCGGCCCGATCGACGCGCCGGACGTGCCCCTGGCGCTGGGCGCCGTCGGGCCGAAGATGCTGGCACTGGTGGGCAGCGTGGCCGACGGCATGCATACCCATCCCACCAACACTTCGGCGTGCTACCTGCGCGAGGTGATCGTCCCCGCCGTCGCCAAGGGGGCGGAGTCGCGCCTGCCGGGGCTGGAAAAGCCCTTCATCGCCGCCAGCATCCTGGTGGCCACCGGGCCGGATGCTGAGACCGTCGCCCGCGAGCGGGAACGCTTCCGCAACACCCTGGCCTTCCTGTTCTCCACACCGGCCTACTGGCCCAGCCTGGAACTCTTCGGCTGGAAATCGGTGGGCGAGGAACTGTTGCAGCTGACCCGCGACAAGCGCTGGCGCGACATGACCTCGGTCCTCACCGATACGGTGCTGGACGAGTTCCTGGTCACCGGGTCCTACGCCGAGGCGGCACCGATTCTCAAGGCGCGCTTCGCGGGCCTGGTGGACCGCATCACCGTGCCGGTTCCCGAGGATTCCGCCCACGACTCGCTGGCGGCCGGTCTGGTGGCGGCCTTGCGCGCATCCTGA